Proteins encoded together in one bacterium window:
- the gspD gene encoding type II secretion system secretin GspD has translation MGSRFLMRWRLQHRVRLYGLALILLFVAGPTLAQAPPAPEAGLKADNGHVQLDFTDVELSVVIDTIARLTNKNFIYDDRVRGRVTIVSPTKVTREEAYAVFESVLQVKGFTTVETPGGAIKVIPIREAKESNIEIVRGKTSTPKSDRFVTRLIALRFIDAEAITNTLKPLVSKDASMVAYPPTNTVILTDSASNIRRILSILQSIDVESYKEELTVIQVRHADSATLASQLSEIFDADVASTTNQPVRARARRAVQQAAGAATQGAPKGRVRLITDERTNSLIVLASRPRMTEIREVIQRLDVPVVGGGRIHVYRLRHADAEELATTLSSLISGQPAGGGGGGRAVVGGVAANPALRAAITELSEGVTVTADAPTNSLVIQATREGYDTLSQVIRQLDIERPQVLVEALIMEVDVTDGRDLGFNGFGRIFRGNTSYALGSVTDSGAIPDVFGSSSTDSEGTTSGTSPGGLSNSIVSSLFAAATRSSLAPIMVPGVDEMGNEILEAATDAFGNQLLTGSLIQGIIRASASLSSSNILSAPHILTLDNEEAEIKIGNNIPIVTSRVESAAGQSTGSLATSQNIERHDIGITLRVTPQISEGDSLRLKIFQEITAINPGLTAQTGTAEEVGVALSNRKIENVVVVGDGETIVIGGLIGEDEGDIETKVPWLGDIPILGWLFKTTDEDVQKLNLLVFLTPYIVRNEAELATETIRKREEFWESSEKALRLTDKEKKQAKERREEAEAAGISMEPFRGRNPVRGRLVDHRNRYPVDQMREIERQQNEAREQAAAPASVDASTRYGVLAATFGDEGAAAAALQQLIDAGYDGTLVSGERSGTVLYQVRIGPFDEQQEAEAAAKVMREGFELSPVVTVENGG, from the coding sequence ATGGGGAGTCGATTCCTGATGCGATGGCGGCTGCAACACCGGGTCCGGCTGTACGGGCTGGCCTTGATACTCCTGTTCGTTGCGGGCCCGACACTCGCTCAGGCGCCGCCGGCCCCCGAAGCGGGTCTCAAGGCCGACAACGGCCACGTCCAGCTCGACTTCACCGATGTCGAACTCTCGGTCGTGATCGATACGATCGCGCGGCTGACGAACAAGAACTTCATCTACGACGATCGCGTGCGCGGCCGGGTGACGATCGTGTCGCCCACCAAGGTCACCCGTGAGGAAGCCTACGCGGTTTTCGAATCCGTCCTCCAGGTGAAGGGCTTCACCACGGTCGAAACCCCAGGCGGCGCCATCAAGGTGATTCCGATTCGCGAGGCCAAGGAAAGCAACATCGAGATCGTCCGTGGCAAGACGTCGACACCCAAGAGCGACCGCTTCGTGACGCGCTTGATCGCGCTGCGTTTCATCGACGCCGAGGCCATCACCAATACGCTGAAGCCGCTCGTCTCGAAGGATGCCTCGATGGTGGCCTACCCGCCCACCAACACCGTGATCCTGACGGACTCGGCCTCCAACATCCGACGCATCCTCTCCATCCTCCAGTCGATCGACGTCGAGTCCTACAAGGAAGAGCTGACCGTCATCCAGGTTCGACATGCGGATTCCGCGACGCTGGCCTCTCAGCTGTCGGAGATCTTCGACGCGGATGTCGCGAGCACCACGAACCAGCCGGTACGCGCCCGCGCGCGCCGCGCCGTTCAGCAAGCGGCCGGAGCAGCGACTCAAGGCGCTCCGAAGGGCCGGGTTCGCCTGATCACCGACGAGCGCACCAACTCGCTGATCGTGCTGGCCTCGAGGCCTCGGATGACCGAGATCCGTGAGGTGATCCAACGCCTCGACGTGCCCGTCGTCGGCGGCGGACGCATCCACGTCTACCGCCTGCGCCACGCCGATGCCGAAGAGTTGGCGACGACGCTCTCCTCGCTGATCAGTGGCCAGCCCGCCGGCGGCGGAGGAGGCGGCCGGGCGGTCGTCGGCGGCGTCGCAGCCAACCCCGCCCTGCGTGCCGCCATCACCGAGCTTTCCGAAGGCGTGACCGTCACGGCGGATGCGCCCACCAACTCACTCGTCATCCAGGCCACCCGGGAGGGCTACGACACCCTCTCCCAGGTGATCAGGCAACTCGACATCGAACGGCCCCAGGTGCTGGTCGAGGCATTGATCATGGAGGTCGACGTCACCGACGGGCGAGATCTCGGCTTCAACGGCTTCGGGCGCATCTTCCGTGGCAACACCAGCTATGCGCTCGGCTCGGTCACGGATTCGGGCGCCATTCCCGACGTGTTCGGCTCGAGCAGCACAGACTCGGAAGGCACGACCTCGGGCACGAGCCCCGGCGGCTTGAGCAACTCGATCGTCAGCAGCCTGTTCGCGGCGGCCACGCGCAGCTCGTTGGCCCCGATCATGGTTCCGGGCGTCGATGAAATGGGCAACGAAATTCTCGAAGCGGCTACCGACGCCTTCGGGAACCAACTCCTCACCGGCTCCCTCATCCAGGGCATCATCCGTGCCAGCGCCTCGCTCAGCAGTTCCAACATTCTGTCGGCCCCGCACATCCTCACCCTCGACAACGAAGAAGCCGAGATCAAGATCGGCAACAACATCCCGATCGTGACCAGCCGGGTCGAGTCGGCCGCGGGCCAGAGCACGGGCAGCCTCGCGACCAGCCAGAACATCGAGCGCCACGACATCGGCATCACGCTGCGCGTGACGCCCCAGATCTCCGAAGGCGACAGCCTACGGCTCAAGATCTTTCAAGAGATCACGGCCATCAACCCGGGGCTGACCGCTCAAACGGGCACTGCCGAAGAGGTGGGCGTCGCGCTCTCGAACCGCAAGATCGAGAACGTGGTGGTGGTCGGTGACGGTGAGACGATCGTGATCGGCGGGCTGATTGGCGAGGACGAAGGCGACATCGAGACCAAGGTGCCCTGGCTGGGCGACATCCCGATTCTCGGCTGGCTGTTCAAGACCACGGACGAGGATGTCCAGAAGCTCAACCTGCTGGTCTTCCTCACCCCTTACATCGTGCGCAACGAGGCCGAGCTCGCCACCGAGACGATCCGCAAGCGGGAGGAATTCTGGGAATCGAGCGAGAAAGCCCTGCGGCTGACGGACAAGGAAAAGAAGCAGGCCAAGGAGCGGCGCGAGGAAGCGGAGGCTGCGGGAATCTCGATGGAGCCCTTCAGGGGTCGCAACCCGGTGCGCGGTCGACTGGTCGACCATCGCAACCGCTACCCGGTAGACCAGATGCGCGAGATCGAGCGCCAGCAGAACGAAGCCCGTGAGCAGGCAGCGGCCCCCGCCAGCGTCGACGCGTCCACCCGCTACGGCGTGCTCGCCGCGACCTTCGGCGACGAGGGCGCTGCCGCCGCTGCACTCCAACAGCTGATCGACGCCGGCTACGACGGCACGCTGGTCAGCGGAGAGCGTTCCGGTACGGTGCTCTACCAGGTCCGAATCGGGCCCTTCGACGAGCAGCAAGAGGCGGAGGCCGCGGCCAAGGTGATGCGCGAGGGCTTCGAGCTCTCTCCCGTCGTCACCGTGGAGAACGGCGGATGA